The following proteins are encoded in a genomic region of Liolophura sinensis isolate JHLJ2023 chromosome 7, CUHK_Ljap_v2, whole genome shotgun sequence:
- the LOC135471727 gene encoding protein PRQFV-amide-like, producing MHVETRWLFLSSLITLYCGALVTGESNAKDTDVENAFLNSLKSSTLDTNPVEITDDISKLQQNLKSKRGFEFLGKRGYEFLGKRDANKRGYDFVGKRRAYDFIGKRRNYDFIGKKDSQEPDSSYEEKRGFEFMGGKRGMEFLGKREDKRGFEFLGKRFASKDGEDKRGYEFLGKRRGYDFIGKRNIPGNFEAGKRGLEFLG from the exons ATGCACGTAGAGACAAGATGGCTTTTCCTGAGCAGCTTGATAACACTGTACTGTGGAGCTCTAGTCACAGGAGAAAGCAACGCAAAAG ACACAGACGTCGAAAATGCCTTTCTTAACTCGCTGAAGTCATCAACCTTGGACACAAATCCAGTCGAAATCACGGATGACATCTCCAAACTACAGCAAAACTTGAAGAGCAAGAGGGGCTTTGAGTTTCTTGGAAAGCGAGGCTATGAATTCCTAGGAAAACGAGATGCGAATAAGAGAGGTTATGACTTCGTTGGGAAGCGACGTGCCTATGACTTTATCGGGAAAAGGCGCAATTATGATTTCATTGGAAAGAAAGATAGCCAAGAGCCTGATAGTTCGTACGAAGAAAAGCGTGGGTTTGAATTTATGGGTGGCAAAAGAGGAATGGAATTTTTGGGGAAAAGGGAGGACAAGAGAGGATTTGAGTTTCTAGGCAAGCGGTTTGCATCCAAAGATGGTGAAGACAAGCGAGGTTATGAATTTCTAGGGAAAAGGAGAGGTTACGATTTTATAGGCAAACGGAACATACCAGGGAACTTCGAAGCGGGTAAAAGAGGTTTAGAGTTCTTGGGTTGA